One window of the Zea mays cultivar B73 chromosome 3, Zm-B73-REFERENCE-NAM-5.0, whole genome shotgun sequence genome contains the following:
- the LOC542473 gene encoding triose phosphate/phosphate translocator, chloroplastic precursor, with translation MSALGTLSGGAAGVSGLLRLRRRAAPAPAIAAPSHLPAGTVKCAAAVPDAAPIVWGRQLRPALLLPAALLPSLQPARRHTLQPPAAAAESAGEAKSVGFLEKYPALVTGFFFFMWYFLNVIFNILNKKIYNYFPYPYFVSLIHLVVGVVYCLISWSVGLPKRAPINGTLLKLLFPVALCHGIGHITSNVSFAAVAVSFAHTIKALEPFFSAAATQFILGQQVPFSLWLSLAPVVIGVSMASLTELSFNWTGFINAMISNISFTYRSIYSKKAMTDMDSTNVYAYISIIALIVCIPPALIFEGPKLMQHGFSDAIAKVGLTKFVSDLFLVGLFYHLYNQIATNTLERVAPLTHAVGNVLKRVFVIGFSIIVFGNKISTQTGIGTSIAIAGVAMYSYIKAKIEEEKRKKSA, from the exons ATGTCGGCTCTCGGGACGCTCTCCGGCGGCGCTGCCGGTGTCTCcggcctcctccgcctccgccgccgGGCCGCCCCAGCCCCCGCGATCGCGGCGCCGTCGCACCTCCCCGCTGGGACCGTCAAGTGCGCGGCCGCCGTGCCCGATGCCGCCCCGATCGTCTGGGGCCGTCAGCTCCGCCCGGCGCTCCTCCTACCCGCGGCGCTGCTCCCTTCGTTGCAGCCCGCCAGGAGGCACACGCTGCAGCCGCCCGCCGCAGCCGCCGAGTCCGCAGG GGAGGCCAAGTCTGTGGGTTTCCTGGAGAAGTACCCGGCCCTGGTCAccggcttcttcttcttcatGTG GTACTTCCTCAACGTCATATTCAACATCCTCAACAAGAAGATCTACAACTACTTCCCATACCCATA CTTTGTGTCCTTGATCCATCTAGTAGTGGGTGTCGTATACTGCCTCATCAGCTGGAGTGTCGGTCTCCCCAAGCGAGCG CCTATCAATGGCACGCTCCTCAAGCTTCTCTTTCCAGTCGCCCTGTGCCATGGTATTGGTCACATCACTAGCAATGTGTCCTTCGCTGCTGTTGCAGTCTCATTTGCTCACACTATCAAAG CTCTGGAGCCCTTCTTCAGCGCAGCGGCTACTCAGTTTATCCTTGGACAGCAAGTTCCCTTCTCTCTGTGGCTTTCTCTTGCCCCTGTGGTCATTG GTGTTTCAATGGCATCCCTTACTGAGCTTTCATTCAACTGGACTGGCTTCATCAATGCCATGATATCAAACATCTCATTCACTTACAGGAGCATTTATTCCAAGAAAGCTATG ACTGacatggatagcaccaacgtgtaTGCTTACATCTCAATAATCGCTCTAATTGTTTGCATTCCACCTGCATTGATC TTTGAAGGGCCCAAGCTAATGCAGCATGGATTTAGTGATGCCATTGCAAAAGTAGGTTTGACAAAGTTTGTCAGTGACCTATTCTTGGTTGGACTGTTCTACCATCTGTATAACCAG ATTGCTACAAACACCTTGGAGCGAGTGGCTCCTCTGACACATGCTGTCGGCAATGTGTTGAAACGTGTTTTTGTCATCGGTTTCTCAATCATTGTTTTTG GCAACAAAATTAGCACACAAACTGGAATTGGCACGTCCATTGCCATAGCTGGTGTTGCTATGTACTCTTACATTAAGGCTAAGATTGAAGAGGAGAAAAGG AAAAAGAGCGCATGA
- the LOC100194306 gene encoding dnaJ protein produces the protein MGADYYKVLGVDRGASDDDLKKAYRKLAMRWHPDKNSTNKKEAETKFKEISVAYEVLSDPKKRAIYDQLGEEGLKGQPPPGAGGPGTSPFFPGGAHSTAHHFNPRSADDIFKEFFGSPGMGGMRTEPGFQRSMFGNDIFSSRFRAEGSTSMQQPLRKAAAIENPLPVGLADLYKGVTKKMKISRETIDASGRISNTEDILTIQVKAGWKKGTRITFPDKGNEAPNMKPADIVFIIDEKPHDVFTREGNDLVVTEKISLVEALTGYTARVTTLDGRSLSLHINSIIHPKYEEVMPGEGMPVPKDPTKKGNLRIKFNIMFPSRLTSDQKAGIKRLLGS, from the exons ATGGGGGCCGATTACTACAAGGTCCTCGGCGTCGACCGCGGCGCCAGCGACGACGACCTCAAGAAGGCCTATCGGAAGCTCGCCATGCGATGGCACCCCGACAAGAACTCCACCAATAAGAAGGAGGCAGAAACCAAGTTCAAGGAGATCTCTGTGGCATACGAG GTCCTTAGCGATCCCAAGAAACGTGCAATCTATGATCAGCTAGGGGAAGAAGGGCTCAAGGGGCAGCCGCCCCCAGGAGCAGGAGGTCCTGGCACATCTCCCTTCTTCCCTGGCGGGGCTCATTCCACCGCTCACCATTTTAACCCGAGGAGCGCGGACGATATATTTAAAGAGTTCTTTGGATCCCCTGGCATGGGTGGCATGAGAACGGAACCAGGATTTCAAAGGTCAATGTTTGGCAACGATATCTTCTCTTCGCGCTTCCGCGCTGAGGGTTCCACCAGTATGCAGCAGCCATTGCGCAAGGCAGCTGCAATTGAGAATCCACTTCCAGTCGGCCTTGCAGATCTCTACAAGGGTGTGACAAAAAAGATGAAAATCTCAAGAGAGACTATTGATGCCAGCGG GAGAATCTCAAACACAGAGGATATTCTGACAATACAAGTAAAGGCTGGTTGGAAGAAGGGAACAAGGATTACATTTCCTGACAAGGGAAATGAAGCTCCAAATATGAAACCTGCTGATATTGTTTTCATCATTGATGAGAAGCCCCATGATGTTTTCACTCGGGAGGGAAATGATCTTGTCGTGACTGAGAAGATCTCACTGGTGGAAGCACTGACTGGCTATACCGCACGTGTCACTACGCTTGACGGGCGGAGCCTATCATTGCACATCAACTCAATAATCCATCCAAAGTACGAAGAGGTGATGCCTGGAGAGGGCATGCCAGTGCCCAAGGACCCCACAAAGAAGGGAAATCTGCGGATTAAGTTCAACATAATGTTCCCCTCTAGGCTGACTTCTGATCAGAAGGCCGGGATCAAGAGGCTATTGGGTTCTTAG